Part of the Dreissena polymorpha isolate Duluth1 chromosome 12, UMN_Dpol_1.0, whole genome shotgun sequence genome, CAGTTACATAGTACTATACAATCGAACACAAGTGTAAATTCAAAATAGCTGATAAAGTACTAAGAGAATGGACAGAAACGTTTATCGACAACATGTTTTCTTTTCCCCGTATGTACATTATTGCCTGCCATGGTATGTTTATTTACGAATCCATAGTGTTTTCGTTACCGCTATGTGTATAGTgatttttattgcatttaaactgTGCAGAATTTGCAAATCTAGACATTTGAATCAACATATATGATAAAATCACGTACAATTATtaacaagtttcaataaaatcataaCACACAAAGGCAAACAGTATTAATAAACGTGATATACAAAATCTTGTTTATTTAATAGTATTTAAAACTTTGAacaaattttatacaaattaaaatttacTTGTATTACTATTCGTTATGTACCTAAACATGAATATGAACATGCCACGTGTGTTTACGTTAATGGACACAaggaaatatataaatacatacattgaaTATAAAGTCATTGACAGTTGTTTGTGCATGTGTACGTTAGTAGTATCGGAATTACTTTTATTGAAATGTCTAAATTAACTATGTAATGTAATACAATACTAAGGTAATATTATACACAACGCTGTATTGTCCTTTACACTAATATGTAACGTGTaacttgtttttaaatgtatgtatatatgtataacattATGCGTGTCATTGTTTAAAAGAATCAAGTCCGCACATAACTAATGCACACAAATTTGGTATTTATCATTGTATAATTGTTGTTCATTCAAATGCTACTTTTTATGTGTATAATAAAAACTGCAGGTAAActgtaaaacatacatgtaatttgTACAGCAGAATCAAAATATTTTGCTTTTCAAACGTGAAGTCTATCATttgtattatgttgtttttaattaatctAAATGATAGCTCTTGTTCTATGcctaattaaaatataacatttaacacaTTACTGAAACTCGTGCAGTAGTTATCACAGACAAATGCTTTTAAATCCTTACTCTTTAATATGCTCAATcgttaatatttttaattgatttgttaATTATATCATATGCATACAATAGTCGCTTTAAAACTCCATTTACCACTTAAAACGTTATTTATCTgtctacaaaatgtaaataattacacaTCCATTTTGTGAATGACACAGATAACCATACTATTAAAATAACAGTTgacacaaaaaatatattcagacTTGATTAAAAATACACGCTTTAACATGGGCTATCCAACACATAAATGGAAACTATAATATTAACGTTGAAAATGAGCGGTTAAGgtaacaaacataaaatattacaaGTGTTTAAATGGCTAAAAGGCTTAAATTACTCGATATTCATGTTACAAGAGACACATTTAACTGGATCTAATTTTCAAAAATGGAAACATGACTGGCCTGAGCGGTAGAGTTATATTTTCACCCAAATAGTGACCTGGAACTATCTAACTTCACTGAAATTACTAAAGGAAGCTTACTAGCTGTAGACATTAAAATTCAAGATACTAACATCACACTTATTAACATTCACGGGTCAAATAAAGATGACGcatatgtttttgaaaaactAAATTACTGTTTATTGTCAAATGCTGATAAAAATTGTATAATAGGTGGAGATTTTAATTCCGTCTTCACGGGACTTAATAAGAAACACGGGAATTATAATACCATTCAAAATGCAGAAAACTTCTTAATGACTTAATGGCCATCACAAAACTCAATGAACTAAACTCAGACAGAACCCAATGCACTTGGCATTTTAACTGTACATTACAGGCTTGACTTTTTCTTGATATCTTATGACTAATGTTATCTTATATCAAAATGTAAAACTAAACCTGGATATGAAACGGATGACACTCGTGTACAGTTAAATATAGATTATTTACTTTTATGAAAAGGAAGTGGATacgttaaaataaacaatttcatttCACTAGATGTCGAAGACCAAAACGAAATCTAACAAAGTATCAACgacataacacatttaaataaaaagtgtAATACAAACACAGTATGGGAACTAATAAAATACAAGTTCGATtcgtaatgaaacaataaaatagtgttcAATAAAGCATTAACAATcgaaaaaggaaaaataaatactaattgctgaaattaaaaaactataacacaatttaataaaatgtaattctACTAACTTAACAGAAGcatataacacaaaaaataaaaaataaacaacaagaaCTAGAACAAGTATATGACAAAAAGATGAATGgatatattttaagataaaaatatattcaaGTCGAAGGAAATAAAAAGAATTCAGCAAAAGGTAAGCCGAAAAGAAAACTATTCAGTAAACTGATTGTAGATAACACAGTATTAAAAGATAAAGGCATAATATTAGAAGCAGACGCAAACTATTATTATCCCTGGATAAACAAAATCACATTGAAGAAAATGCTTCGGATTGCTTCGCAGCACATTTGAATAATCTAAGAGAAATctaaaacaaatcaaattgtGAAGGAAAACTTACGGGTTATGAATGTGGATGTGTATGATAATGAATAGCGAATAATAAAAGCCCTGGCTCCGACTGACTTACtgttgaattttataaaatattttggccAACATTAGAAGAATACTATACCAGATCAATAAATTATTCTTTTGACAAGGGCAAACGAACTGCTCTACAAAAACAGGACATCATAACACTTATTGCAAAGCCTGATATAAACTTGGATTACATTTCAAACTGGCGACCAACCAGTTTATTAAATATCGATTGCAAAATTGCAACTAAGTGTATAGCTTACTGTTTGAAACAAGTCTTGAACCAAATACTAAGTTATGCCCAAACTGGTTTCATGAAAGACCAATATATCTTGTAATTGACAGTAAACCTGGGTTGTTATTCTGTGCAGAAAAAGCATGTGAAAGCTTTAATCGCTCTTGTAtcatatattgtttaaaacaccTCAATTTTGGACCACAGTTAATTCATTGGATAAAGGTATTTTACAAAGatataaataatatcattataaacAATGGCAATCCACTTTGTGTCCCTTGTGTATTTTATGCATAGAAATACTATCCCATTATATAAAGGCCAATACAATTAAGCAATTTTTTCTATTATGGATCAGCAAAGTCATTTAAGCATTAGTGGAGCCCTTCAGAACTTAAGCAAAATATCACGACTGAACCGCAACTGATCAAAATATACAGTAATGAGAATTCGATCTCTGAAAAACTCCAAATCTTAAAATTGtattgaaaaaattattttgaCAGCTGATGGGTCTAAAACGCTAGGAATGAACTTTCACAATCAACATTAACTTAATGTTGAAACTAGCGCACCGCCAAGCGAATGCACACCGCCTATCTATTtattctttttaaaggtgaagggacctatctcaatacttcaatcaaaaggagggaggggtggtagtgaagaggggtgtatagggTGAGGGTGAGGTCATTTATtgcattatctttcaaaaataagaaaaacagtgaaaaaaattgtttgttgGGGGATTcctgggtgggatggttggacggtctttcaaaaataaaataataaaaataaatatttatgtttaaaaaaaaaatgttttttggggGCGTCTGGGGGGTCGGGGGTTGAGAgggggatatagtgtgagggtgtagtcatttattagatgatctttcataaataagaaaaaatggaaaaaatggatttttttttgggggggagggggattcTGGGGTAGAGCGTGGGGGTGGCTTGGGTGGAGTTTATTGtcgtatgtcaggtaagtgttgttacGTCACCGTAtgaatcaaatcttatcataaataaagaagtaacggaaattttagcaacatttaattatttgaccttgagaatcaaggtcattcaaaggtcaaggtcaaacttgccaggtacagtaccgtcataatagtatgaaagtatttgaagtttgaaagccattgccttgatacttaagaagtaaagtggatcttaacacaaaatttaaccaaattttcgaAGTTACTATGTCAATAAAGGGCCACAATTCCGTCAAAACGcctaccagagttatgcaacttgtcctgtacagtcctcatatgatagttagcgagtgttccaagtctgaaagcaaaagctatgatactttaggagtaaagtagaccaaaacacaaaacttaacgaaattttcaattttcttagtataaaaagggcacataattctgtcaaaatgccagccagacttatcttactttgcctgcccagtcccctaatgatagttagtaagtgtaccaagtttgaatgcaatagctttgatactttatgagaaaagtggacctatacacaaaacttaaccggacgccgacgcagacgccgaggCCGACGaccaggtgatgacaatagctcaaactttgtttttcaaaaaatagatgagctaaaaaaaaacaatgccgACAATTAAAGAATTTTGAGCCTGCTTAATGGAAAAAGGTTTCTGTTATAAAAACTGTTGCACTACCGAATTTAATATATCCATTTTCAGTTCTACCAAATCCATCAAAGTAAGTTTTTTGATGAATTAACATCaactatgtttaaatttattttggatGAAAAGCCGGACAATAAAACGATAAATTCCGCCTTATGAAAATAGAGGCCTAAATAGACATTGTTTTTTCTGAACGCCATTAAAGCGGGCTgtgttaaacgatacctagataaaaCAACCATGGCAAATGCAAACTCCTGCTACAGGAAAAACtttgtaaacaagagctgtcagaagacagcgcgctcgacttttcgagtgctcgTCAGTATAACGTAAGaaatcatggggaaattgttgatatttgttaaggacaaggtaatatagtcatattctatgTGGAAGAGgatcataattgaaacatattgatcgcttatgttttgaAGAAATTGCAATTTATAGActgattctgagttcaggtatattttccacaatatatagaacatttgtaaagacataaaactcataagattttatttcaagtttgatagcaatagcttgggtcggatggttggacggtccttcaaaaataaaataaatgcatatttgtgttttttttaccatgtttcaaaaaaaaagttgttgGGAGTATTTtagggggtggagaggggggtatataTAATgttgggttgtggtcatttattagatgatcattcaaacataagaaaaataagggaaaaaaaatataataagttgGTGTGGGGTGGAgattctggggtggagcgtgtgggatggtttgggtagaGTCCACTGTGGTATGTCATGTATGTGttgatttgtcaaagtatgaatcaaatctgattcttaataaagaaattatggcaattttagcaaaaattaataatttgaccttgagagtcaaggcaattcaaaggtcaagaacaaattcaacttgccaggttcaGTACCATCATggtaataagaaagtatttgatgtttgaaagcaatattcttgatactttagaagtaaagtggatctaaacaaacaatttaacaaaatattcgaagtcactaagtcaaaaaagggccataattccgtcaaaatgccaaccaaagttatgcaacttttcctgtatagtccccttatgaaagtaaGCGAGTGTTCCaattctgaaagcaatagctatgatactttaggaaaaaagtggacctaaacacaaaacttaaccaaattttcaattttataagtattaaaagggaacataattcttacaaaaggcttgatacagttgtctgctcttgttatagattggtgtcatgttggtaaagaagtatgcaaaatatgaaaacaatatattaatggacgtagaaaatatttaaggtggtacgcaaactttaacatagattaatcaataatatgcatattctaagtggaaaagagccataattcttacaaaatgcttgatacagttgtctgttcttgtatATAGATTGGGAtcttgttggtaaagaagtatgcgaaatattaaagcaatatgtctagagacatagaaaatatttgaggtggtacgcaaactttaacatagatttatcaataatatgcatactctaagtgaaaaaggggatataattcttacaaaatgcttgatacagttgtctgctctcgTTGAtagattggagtcatgttggtaaagaagtatgcaaaatataaaagcaatatgtcaagggacattgacaatatatgaggtggtacgcaaacttaaacattccaacgctcacgccggggtgagtaggatagctcaactatatatatttcatatataatagtcgagctaaaaagaggcatttctctaaaaaaataatgctgacagagttatgcatcttcacctacacaattgtcttgtcgCCATAAAGAAGTAATACAAATTTGAGATAAATATCTTTGATAGTATTTAATTTTTAgaaatttaacaacatattttaagttaaaaaggggcataacttaaAGAATAGTGTTGACAGAGTTATCCAGCAAGACCTAAACAAGTGTCTTGTTCCCATAAGGAAGTAGTCCAAGTATGAATTGATTATCTTTGATAGTATTCAAATTATTGAACTTATAAAAACATTTAACCCGAAATGATAAGTTAAAAATGGGCATAACTCTAAAagtaatgctgacagagttatgcaccttcaCCTACAacattgtcttgttgccataaagaagtatcccaagtttgagttaattatctttgatagtgtttaatttatttgactttataaaaaaactttaagcaacgccgacgccggggcgagtagtatagctctcattgttcttctaaaagtcgagctaaaatgGAACAAGTCCCATATTTGAATGTTACTTAGTTGCaactataattaaaaaaaaaacgtaagtAAAGAAAAATTATTCTTGAAAGTTCTGCTAACCGCATAGCAAAACATCAAAAACCAATAAAATAGTTCAAAAAGAAGTATTCCTATATGTCATCATGTTTTAAGGAACATCAAAGATATAAAAATCAATAGCAAATCCATCTTTCTAGTAAACTGGTATGACAATGGTATATAAACATTGGGACATTTGTACGATTATCAAAGAAATGCATATAACACGTTTAGTGAAATGCAATTCTTATATAACATACAACCACATATTTTTAAATTAGTAGTCACTTTTATCCACGACTCCAAacgaatataaaacaatattgtatacGCATTTATACATTAATAGTGACAGAAAAAACTTTTTGGATGTTATTGAgaatatcaataaataaacaaaacattttatagtATACAACAagaatcacaaaatataattgaCTACAATACTGAAATGAAATGGAAAAAACACAATTCAATATAAACGAAAATACTTACtggaaaataatatatacaattccaTTTAAATCAACAGTTGATACATATCTGCTTAATGTTCAATATAAGTTCTTATCTCGAATAGtaccaaaaaataaattttgaacaaattgcGGACTGAAAGAGTGTAGTTTGAGCGAGTTTTGCcaatcaaatattgaaacaattgaccACTTGTTTTGGGAATGCGCTTACATTCGAGAATTATTGACGAACCTGCAAACCTTTCTTAAAgaagtaaatattgaaataaaatctaaCAAAGAAATCGCCTTTTCTGGCATTATCGACAAAAAAATAAACTGCGAtgttttgaattttatattaattgtacTACAATATCAAATTTCACATAAAATGCATCCCAATCGTCAACTTTTTTCTTAATGATCTTAATATAAAAACAGTTTTAGTATATGTGTCATCATAGCCAAATCAAATTTCTGTTAAAAAATTTTACCATATTACAATTGAGTAGGTAAAAACAACATTTagcagtatataaatatatacagtcAAACGCCATTTCACAATTTCAAAACTGCATAAATATACTGCAAGCACGTTTAGTAAATAATCCGTTGTATATACTTATACATTAACTATATAAATCATCAATCCGTAGGTGGACCATATAGaatattaatgtcaatattaTACAGTTTTCATTTTATCAACCATTAGGTTATGACAAGAATGATCCGACTAGGACAGTACTTATACAATAGGAccaatatgtatacatgtatttaacgtAAATCGATTGAATTTTGTCAAGACTATTTTTAGTTTGCCATTATTATACTCTTACTTGTTTTATTACAAGTCAAATGAATGTATGCAAATACACGTCTGTATAATCAATAAGTTGACATgcatattgtttttaaacatttgtatcaAGTAATATAAACTTAACAAACCGACAAAACGCCACTAAAGTATTATTTTAGTCTGAGTGTTTTCATACCAAGATAAGGTTAtagaaacatttgttttaaaatctaTACTTTTTATATAACCTGCAGAAATATAAGTTTCCAGTAAAATGTGTGTTGCTTATcagtttattttatttctgtACGAAGCATCTATCAAAAAAAGATGAACATTGTTTAAAAGCGGAGCAAGTATGGACCAAACTAATCTGAATGTGTCCATACATTTATATCTACATTTGTGGACACATTTTGGTTACATATCATCTACTGTaaaaacactttgtttataaaaaaagggTTGTGATTAAATCATAACATTATacaacaatggctgtttgtaaaacatgcatgccccccatatgggctgtccgttgtagtggcagccattgtgtgaatacgatttttgtcactgtgaccttgacctttgacctagtgacctgaaaatcaataggggtcatctgcgagtcacgatcaatgtacctatgaagtatcatgatcctaggcgtatgcgttcttgagttatcatccgaaaatcattttactatttcgggtcaccgtgaccttgacctttgaccttgtgacctcaaaatcaataggggtcatctgcaagtcatgatcaatctacctatgaagtttcatgatcctaggcgtatgcgttcttgagttatcatccgaaaaccattttactatttcgggtcaccgtgaccttgacctttgacctagtgacctcaaaataaatagggtttgtctgcaagtcatgatcaatctacccatgaagtttcatgatcctaggcgtatgcgttctggagttatcattaaaaaaccattttactatttctggtcaccgtgaccttgacctttgacctagtgacctcaaaatcaataggggtcatctgcgagtcatgatcaatgtacctatgaagtttcatgatcctaggcccaagcgttcttgagttattgtctgacaatcacctggtggacggaccgacagaccgaccgacagaccgacagaccgaccgaccgacagaccgacatgagcaaagcaatataccccctcttcatcGAAGAGGGGCATAACAATAATACGGCAATTATAAGTAAAAACAATCGCTATTTCAACGTATGATCTGCTGGATTTCACGGTTGTACATTGTTTCTGTACATCACTTCCTATAAGagcttttaataaaattaatgctAATTTTGAAAAAGAGAACAAGTATGCAGAAATAGTGCAAGTAAAACCGcataaaaaatcatgtttattaatataaaattttcattgaGTCCAGGTGTGAAACAATTGTACATGTTGTGAAGttaaatttattgtccaatgctGTCTATAATAGCTGTTATAACAATAATGCTAGTTTTGAAAATGAGAATGAATATGTACAAATAATGTAAGCACCAGCGATGTATTAAGCGCTTTCTAATACCAGTAAATCATAAAAAATGCGCTTAAAGTTCGATTGTTCCGATATGTAATAAATccaaatatactaaatagtttacaaatataagtgaatgttatttatattatgagtgaatgttatttatatttgacattATGTTTCAAGTCAGTCCTAATCAACGTTTTCATCAGTTCGTAAGCCGAGTGCCATTGCATATAAATAACAGCCGGTTTGCATATAAATAACAGCCGGTTGCAACTATATATATTGATCTAGTGAAAGTCTCCCAATGTGCCAGTTAGCCGGATTGTTGTTTGGCTTGCTATCTCGGGATAGCTCATATTTTCTCTCTGCTTTGCTCAGATCCCCTTCCATCTCCCAGCAGTGGCCGAGCAGATTTAATGCAGTCGCCATGTGGGACACCTCGCGGTTACGACCATGATCCATATTGAGATCCAAGATGCGATCATCAATATGCGTTGAAATGTAGTCTTCGAATTTTGTCAAGACACCGCTCTGTTTTTCGCGCATGCCAAGACCTCCGTACGTGAGGTATTGCAGGTAATACATGAACACGCGATAATCCACTCTAGCCTCACCATGCAATTCTAATTTTATACTCATTTTCTCTTGGTAATCAGGTGAAAATCTTGTTTTGGTCATTTCATACAAAAGCATAGGGGGAACGCACGGAGCCTCATTAGACAGAAAAATTATGCATAATGCAATTTTGCTTTCAGTGTTAGGATTtggtttattttcaaacatttttcggTGGTCTATGTAACGATTATAATAACTGAAACACCGACATAAGGTCTTCATAGTGTACCGGTAAAATTGACGTTCTGCATATTCAAGAATAAATTTTGCCGACTGCAAGTTTCCAGAGCAATACATGACTGATGCTAATTTCAGTCGACTTGAGAATCCATTTGTCTCGAGTGCCTTTTTAAAGGTTTCACTGGCATGTGTGTTAATTGAAGAATCCTTTATTTCCGAAGCAAGATTGCCATAGCTAAGCATTTCtgataaaacattaatttgatttgCGACATCACCGACTTTTACCGattccttgaaactgtccatgacaTCTTGGTTAATCGAGCCACCGCTTTGAATCGCTGAAGCCGCTTGAATAGAGCCTCGAAAAGACATAACAGTTGTCAATATTTCCCTAGCTGCTTGTATTTCAAATGCATTCGCGTTGTGAaagtttattatttctttacatttGTTCATCAGTGTGTTAAGCTGATGCCCAACAACATCGATTGGTTTACTGATGAAGCCATGCAAATCAAGCATAAGAATATGGAACCACTGTATCCTTTCAAATGCGAGTTTACTGCGAATACATACATGAGAAATGAAACGCTGGTCAGTGGACATTCGTGTTGCGTTGCCAA contains:
- the LOC127854004 gene encoding uncharacterized protein LOC127854004, with amino-acid sequence MSTDQRFISHVCIRSKLAFERIQWFHILMLDLHGFISKPIDVVGHQLNTLMNKCKEIINFHNANAFEIQAAREILTTVMSFRGSIQAASAIQSGGSINQDVMDSFKESVKVGDVANQINVLSEMLSYGNLASEIKDSSINTHASETFKKALETNGFSSRLKLASVMYCSGNLQSAKFILEYAERQFYRYTMKTLCRCFSYYNRYIDHRKMFENKPNPNTESKIALCIIFLSNEAPCVPPMLLYEMTKTRFSPDYQEKMSIKLELHGEARVDYRVFMYYLQYLTYGGLGMREKQSGVLTKFEDYISTHIDDRILDLNMDHGRNREVSHMATALNLLGHCWEMEGDLSKAERKYELSRDSKPNNNPANWHIGRLSLDQYI